ATACTTTTTAGGATGGAAACCAAACTCGTTCTTAATAACAGATGGCttaccaaaaataaaaattaaacgatatttcattaaaatatgataaaatcagTTTTGCTAGAGATTGTTCTATATATGTACGATTAAATGTGAGATTTTATAGAATGTTTGTAAAATAAATCTACAATGGTGTGCtgatataaaagattttaaaatatcGAATGCCACTATTTTTCATATCACCCTTATCTTTCCCTTCTACAGATATCAGTAATTTCGATATGCATAATAagtctttatattttttcaatgtaaTACATAATCTAAGACGCATTTTGAATCAATCAAGATAATAGCACACCCGAGAAAGTCCATCACCGGAAATGAGTCGAGTCATGTGGACGAAAGGTCATCCAACAGGAGGCGggaggtgggtgggtgggtgggtcaCCACTTGGGCATCCCAGCTTGGAGGACTAAATGGTGTATATAAAGAAGACGCGTTCGTGGGTAAATATATTTCAGTGCAAGCTTTGCTGCAGTCAAGAAAACATGAAGGTTTGTGGCACGTATAATTTTACATGTTGTTTTCGTACATTGTTCTGACCAGTAGAAGGAAAATGGGATGTTAAACGTACTCTTAAATGTAGGATGactaaaaaaatatcatataatatttagcaAATGATTTTGTTTGAACAATGTAAGAGATGTGTGAGTGAAAGTGACGATTTTCTGCTAGCATTAGACTCCATGACTAATTACACAACAAAAGCAAGGctatgattcatgtagaatattttGGTCTCATATTAGAGTTAGCATAATTGTAATAGAAAAGGACATTGGTGTAAAATGTATAGAATGATCGAAAATTGCATTTCTGACTAAATTACTTCAAGAGGGTTTCCATGAATAATGTTCTGTAAGTGATGGCCATGGTGTGTTGTAATTTCTGTAATGACATGCACATAGACGTTTCACTTTTCCTCAAGTTGTAGATTCTAATATTTAGTGATATTGCGTGAATTTTACTAATATGATTTGATGAAAGATATGACTATGAATAGCTGATTggtttatttgaaagaaatataaagGTCGTTATGATGTTGGCCTGTAACGTTTACAAAAGTATTTTCTCTCTTCAGGGATTACAGGTTTTGTTCGTGTGTTGCTTGGCAGCTTCTACCTTAGCGCGAAAAGATAAACAAAAGAGAGCAGATGAAGGAAATTCTGCCGTAGcgcaagaaaatgaagaaaataaaggagagGAAGGAAATACGCGATTCTTTGGAGGCGGAGTTAACCCAGGTTTTGCAGGTGGATTCAATCCAGGCGTTGGAGGTGGATTCAACCCAGGCTTCGGAAATGAACTGAACTCCGGATTTGGAGGTGGATTCAACCCAGGTTTTGGAGGTGGAATAAACACAGGGTTTGGAGGTGGAATTAACCCAGGATTTGGAGGTGGAATCAACCCAGGATTTGGAGGTGGAATCAATCCAGGCTTCGGAGGTGGAATCAACCCAGGCTTTGGCGGAGGATTCGGTGGAGTTTCCCAGACGTGCAGACGTTGGTGCCGAACTCCCGAGGGACAGGCCTACTGCTGCGAGAGCAACAACGAGCCTGAAACCCTTCCCTTCGTCAAGCCAGGTCAATGCCCTCCCGTAAGACCTCAGTGCCCACCCGTCAGGAGCTTTGCCCCTCCACAGACATGCTCCAATGACAGCAAGTGCGGAGGCGTCGACAAGTGCTGCTTCGATAGGTGTCTCGAGGAACACGTTTGCAAACCCCCTGTTGGATCTGGAGGCTTCGGTGGATTCGGAGGTGGATTCGGTGGTTTCCGCCGTTGAAACCTCTTTTTCCATCAATTATCGAATTAACTTATTATCGAGTTTAGTCGAATGTATTGTATGTGTGCGAAGTGATTTTCCTAATAAATATTtgcctaaaataaaataaattttctttgaattcCTCTACAATTGTCCAAGATAGTTTCTGTGAGGGTGGCTTGATCTTATCGtaggttttgaattttttttttataagaatagaGGATAAGGAATCTCAGAGAATTTTGCACTCTGTGACCAGTTCTTTAGGTTTTGCATTGTAATAGGTATAGGTTCAAAGTTTAAAAACCATTACAAATAATTTGAGATTGTCCTCTTTCTCCAGAGGACATGGCTGCTACAAATAAAACTGAATGGTATAATATGGCCCCTATCTGCACTAATATCTTATGTAATACCTATATTTTGTTTTGAGTACCAAGAATTTCATTCATGAGATCAATTTTGTGTTACAAGGTAATTTTCATTGTTATAGGTAATTTCATGGGGTATTTTATAAAAAACTGGTCGTAACTTGAATTGATTTCACTATCATATATCTGTTTTTAGTGGATACAATTTAATAAATCTATACCAGGCAAAATTACAAAGTGTCGTTAATTTGAAATTTTGTTTCTTCAATGTAAATTCTACAATCTGGCAGTTAGTAATGTGCACCTAAACTGAAATGGGTCAGTTATACGtcttatatttacataattttttattcAGAAAGTCCAAGATACACTGGTTAGAATAGAAATATGAGTCAGCTATGTACATGTTGTCTTTGGTACAGAGTATGTTGCCATATCATTGTCTGTGCAACCTCCTTCAAACTTGCATAGTGGCTCAGAGCAAATTCCAGCTCTATGGCACTTCTAATTTACTTGCATGTAACCGAGCCTCTTTAGTGGAGTAGCAGTACAAATTCATGGCTGGAATCTGGTAGACTAGTCCAATATCGCTTACATATCTTGGTTATGGCATTCCATTTCCAGCTCCATTCACTTGCCTTTGGAATGTGGGTTCCTTTTTAGAGAGACTGCTTCCACATAAAAGCTGCAACAAGCAGTACGCGTTTTGTATGCTGTGTTCATAAGTGAACAGCAGCCTCATTGCTTCATTGACTGAGTTTGCACTACACATTTTACTGTACGTCAACACACTCAAACGTTCCAGACAGGACATGTACAATGAGTCAAGTTTGAGGCTTTTTGTGGCCTGTATGATGTCTACAAAGGTTTTGCTGGCCTTAGAGAAATATGCCTATGCATTCCAGGCTATCTTTTTGCAATGCCTATTCTAAACATTGTCAGTGTTACATCACAACGGTTGTATGTATGGAAGAAGAGCAGTGCCTGGTATTCGTGATATCTCATTTGCTGATAGATGTGGTAGATTGTAATTTCTTTGAATGATTTTCCAGATCCAAATCTAACCCATAGCTCTATTAGACATAGCTCATGGAAGTGATAGATGGATAGGATGACTACATCGGTGTCCACTCTCCTCGGGTAGGCCTTAGCGTATCCCTGATCAAGGTCATAGCTTCCTCTTGGTGGCATGGAGAGATAGCTGTTAGATTAGTTGTTTGGTTGCTGAGTACTAGTTCAACCTTTGCGGTGATGAGAGGATACCTTGCCCTAATGGGGTTTTTGGGCCAGTTGCACGGTGAGAAACTGAACCAGACCATCTTTGTTGTGGGATTTCTTTAGGAACTTCTGTCATTGAGCCCCCTATGGTACTTGGCTGATACTCTAGTTCACTTACCTAGGGTTTCTCCTCATCTAACACGAGTCTGAGATTTGAGACTTGCATCTTGATATGCATCTTAAACAATCTAGTCTTGTAATGTTGTTGGTTATCTGGCTCTCGAGGAATGTTAGCCAGTACATCTGTGTTTACTCTCCAAACACATTTGGAGAATACGGTTTGGCCATATGAATGACAGCTGACATATTGCAAACAACAATATAGACCACTTTGGCTTCTGGAGAGAGCCCAGGTTCAGACCCGCCATGGAGACAGCTAAGAAGAGGTGACTACACTCTAACCACCAGTTTTCCCTGATCACGGAAGTTTTTATGTTTGGAGAAGTCATGCAGCATCACTCCGTGCATGTAGGGGCAGGAAAAGCTTGGTGATGATTGCTGTATTGGCCTTAACTGGTGGGCAGTTGCTGATTGTTTACAATCTGGTAGGATGACATCAAGTATCTCCCACACACACTctgggaacatttttttttttgcccacttTTAGAGCGGTCATTACATACTTACAATCACAGGGTCCATGATTTCTGCAGTGTCCAATGAATGGATAAACAACTGTTCCCTCATTGACAGGGATGAGCTCTGGACGCTTCGGATTTGACCGTTGATTTCGTCAGATTTAATCAACAATCGAATTAACTTACTATCGAGTTTATTCGATTGTATTGTACACGTACGAATTGATTTCCGAAATAAATAAATGTCGAAGTTAAATAACTTTTCTCTGAATTCCTCTACAATTGTCGAAGATGGTGGTTTTGAAGTTGACTTGAGCTTATTATAGTTTGTGAATGTCATTTTTATAAGAATGATATAATTCTGACATATTTTGGTTTTGTAATATATACATCAGTATTGAAACTTTTAACCTTTTATTCTATATCACTGTTAAGGTGAATGAAACAATTACTTAATCAAATACGAAAAGGGCAGGAATGAAAGATAATTATGACCAATAAATAAGACGCGTCCATATGATTCATGGCTTATTCAAGGAAGTTTAATcttttgaattaaatatatatatatatatatatatatatatatatttgtacatatatatatatatatatatatatatatatatatatatatatatatatatatatatatatatgtatatatatatatatatatctatatatatacacacacacacacacacatatatatatatatatatatatatatatatatatatatatatatatatatatatatatatatattcatctatctatctatctatctatctatatatatacacacacacacacatatatatatatatatatatatatattcatctatctatctatctatctatctatatatatatatacacacacacacatacatatatatatatatatatatatatatatatatatatatatatatatatgtagacaaatGAGGGAGCGATCTATCAAATTTCCTTAGGTTTGGCAGCAggctcttttttttattaatttctacctatacacatatataatataaatatatatgcatatatatacatgtgtatatatatatgtgtataaatatatgtgtatatacatatatatatatatacatatatatatatatatatatatatatatatatatatatatatatatatatatatatatatatatatatataaacacaaataaagttTACGTGTAAAATCATTATGGGAGTAATGTAACTTATACTACGGAAAATAGATGTTGGATATCAGAAGACAAATTTGGATTTAAATaaggtagaaaatatatttatcttttgttgTGAACAGTCATATTAGCCGTTTTGAGGTAGACAAAAAAAAACTACCTTTTGGTATACGAGGACTTTAAGAAACTAACAATACAGACATTTGAATAGATAGGTATAGGTTTTTAGGATTCAATTTATAGAACATACGTTAGTAAGTTTAAACAAACGTTATTATGAACAGCAGGTTTGTTAGAATTGTGTGATTTGTAAGTACGGATAGAGTAAGAGAGAACTCCTGGAAAGAACAGCAAGATCCAAGAGCAGCAAGAGAAGAATAAGGGTGGGTGGTAAATTAAAGTGTATTGAGGtcctgtttcaatttttttttttttttcaaaaatctatTGAGTTGTCTAATGCTGTTAACACTTTTGGCAGAGGTGTGAAACTCACAGAGGCTAATGTGAGTAATTTCCAGTTTGGGTAAATTTCCTTCCAAAACTATCAAATACACATGTAAGCACAAACACAATTTCTTGCTAAGAGATATGACTTAATTTTGAAGAAAACGGATTAAGATAAGAAGGAAAACTGTAAAAATTTTCTAATTATGGCATTTATGGTTTTTAAAAAAGGTTtttaataaaaaacattaacataaacaggtatttttgtgtattttactAGTATTACTtctctgaaaatatttaatttgttcttTGGGAGTTGAATATTCCATTATTTCCATGTCCTGATAGAATATTTTATTCCTTACATAATTTGATATAATCGAATATCTTCCAAAGCCTTGTCTCTGTTCTAGAAATaatatgaaaagatttttttttatatgcataattGGTACAGTCAGCAAGGACGCCTGCCCAGAATTATGTGTAAATTTCATAGAAAACCTATAAACTCaacagagaataatatatatatatatatatatatatatatatatatatatatatatatatatatatatatatatatatatatatatatacatatatatatatgtatgtatatatgtatatatatatatatatatatatgtatgtatatatatatatatatatatatatatatatatatatatatatatatatatatatatatatatatatatatatacacacatataaataacgTTTTTCTCTCGATTTTGCCACGATAAGATATGATTGACTCTAACTGTCGGATTCAGCTTTTTGTATCTCAACAAGACTTTCTCTGACATTAGAATAGAGTAATAACATCTAGAACCcaactccattaaaaaaaaaaaagtaaagaaaaaaaaccaGTTAGAATAATTTCCGCATTCGTCTGGCCCGTTTCTGGCCGCGTGTGCTAATGAAGTGCAAGAACAGATGTTTCTTTTCTTACTATCATTTATCCtaaattaatgattaatgaaatACCGTATAGCTAATCGAAAAACACAATGTTACCCCTTGCGCTTCATGTATATTAATTTCTGAATTCTTTATGAGTGTAATATTCCCTTATATTCTTTGATAGAACTGCCAAGTTTATAccattttgcagaaaaaaaaatttatatcaaaacaaGATAAATCAGCAAATTGGAGAAGACAACTCTCCGGAAATAAGTGTCCATCAGGGCTGAAGGTTATGCGACTGGTATTCCAATTATAACGAACGGTAGGTATCTGGCTATTATGTCCCACCTTGGGATTCTGAATGGTATATAAAGTGCCAACACTCATGGGTAAGTAGCATTCAATCCAACTTGAGCTCCAATCAAGACATCATGATGGTTCGTGCCCCAAACTTCTATCCTTTGTTTGATATGGAATTTGTGAATAGTGAATCTACATTTAGGAAGATACTTTTCAGCCGTCACAAGTGAAAGGAATTAGACGAATTATATCATGCTATGAAAGCAAATGTGGATAAATATAATGCGGAAAAGAGTGAGAGGGAACAATCAACTGTCTGCTTGTGTTATATATGGTTAAATCTATAGAAAGAAGTAGAATTCAAGTATAGATATGTATGGGTATGATTAAAACTGGAATCTTTGATTGAAATGAAACATGTCTCGATGAAATTCAAGTAAAATCTTTAATGTGCATCAGTTTTTAAGATCGAGATATTATGAAATGATACAAAGGAGTTTTAGGGATAAGGGAAAACGTTGTGTGTAGATTTAAGCAAACCATAATTTCTATTATAACATCAAAAGAAATACTCTTGttgtttacattattttctttgtaaaacttgatattttttaaaacaaattcATGAATATTGTGGCATGAAAGTCAAGGAAGaatactgatttatatatattttttttttaaattgcacttAGGGTACTTGTACATGTTATGCAAATGTGAATAATATCATTTTCTTTCCTCAGGTATTACGAGTTGTGTTCTTGTGCTACTTGGCAGCATCTGCCTTAGCGGATGACGATAAAGGAGATGAACAAAATGAAGGGAGAACGCGTTCCTTTGGAGGTGGAGTGAGTCCTGGCTTTGGAGGTGGAATCAACCCTGGCTTTGGGGGTGGAATCAACCCTGGCTTTGGGGGTGGTATCAACCAAGGTTTTGGAGGTGGAATCAACCCTGGCTTTGGGGGTGGTATCAACCCTGGCTTTGGCGGTGGAATCAACCCAGGTTTTGGAGGTGGAATCAACCCAGGTTTTGGGGGTGGTGTCAACCCTGGTTTTGGAGGTGGAATCAACACAGGTTTTGGAGGTGGAATCAACCCAGGCATTGTAGGTGGAATCAACCCAGGCATTGGCGGAGGATTCGGTGGAGTTTCCCAGACGTGCAGACGTTGGTGCCGAACTCCCGAGGGACAGGCCTACTGCTGCGAGAGCAACAACGAGCCTGAAACCCTTCCCTTCGTCAAGCCAGGTCAATGCCCTCCCGTAAGACCTCAGTGCCCACCCGTCAGGAGCTTTGCCCCTCCACAGACATGCTCCAATGACAGCAAGTGCGGAGGCGTCGACAAGTGCTGCTTCGACAGGTGTCTCGAGGAACACGTTTGCAAACCCCCTGTAGGATCTGGAGGCTTCGGAGGATTCGGAGGGGGATTCGGTGGTTTCCGCCGTTGAAAACTCTCTTTCAATCAACTATCGAATTAACTTATTATCAAGTTTAGTCGAATGTATTGTATGTGTACGAAGGGATTTTCCTAATAAATATTTGtctaaaatgaaattaattttctctGAATTCCTCTATAATTGTCTATGATAGTTTTTGTAAAGGCGGCTTGATCTTATCATAGTTTTTGAATTCTATTTTCACAAGAATAGCGGGGAGGTAATTTGAGAGACTCGTGCACTCTGTGACCATTTCTTTAGATTTTGCATGGTAATATATATGGGTTCAAGGTTTTCAAAAACCATTACAAATAATTTCAAATTGTCATCTGGAGGCCTGTTTGGACAATATCCAGCATGGCTGCTACAAATAAAACTGAATGGTCTAATGCAGTCCCTATTTGCACTAATACCTTGTGTAATACCTCCATTTCCTTGTTTTGGGTGGCTAGACTTTCATTCATGTGATCAATTTTGTGATtaaaggtaattttcatggttaaaGGTAATTTTATAGGGTactttagaaaaaagaaaactggttgtagcttggatttaTTCCACTGTCATATATCTGTTTTCAGTAGATACAATCTAATAAAT
Above is a window of Palaemon carinicauda isolate YSFRI2023 chromosome 6, ASM3689809v2, whole genome shotgun sequence DNA encoding:
- the LOC137642030 gene encoding ATP-dependent RNA helicase glh-2-like; the protein is MMVLRVVFLCYLAASALADDDKGDEQNEGRTRSFGGGVSPGFGGGINPGFGGGINPGFGGGINQGFGGGINPGFGGGINPGFGGGINPGFGGGINPGFGGGVNPGFGGGINTGFGGGINPGIVGGINPGIGGGFGGVSQTCRRWCRTPEGQAYCCESNNEPETLPFVKPGQCPPVRPQCPPVRSFAPPQTCSNDSKCGGVDKCCFDRCLEEHVCKPPVGSGGFGGFGGGFGGFRR
- the LOC137642028 gene encoding ATP-dependent RNA helicase glh-2-like — encoded protein: MKGLQVLFVCCLAASTLARKDKQKRADEGNSAVAQENEENKGEEGNTRFFGGGVNPGFAGGFNPGVGGGFNPGFGNELNSGFGGGFNPGFGGGINTGFGGGINPGFGGGINPGFGGGINPGFGGGINPGFGGGFGGVSQTCRRWCRTPEGQAYCCESNNEPETLPFVKPGQCPPVRPQCPPVRSFAPPQTCSNDSKCGGVDKCCFDRCLEEHVCKPPVGSGGFGGFGGGFGGFRR